From Pseudomonas sp. FP2335, the proteins below share one genomic window:
- a CDS encoding LysR family transcriptional regulator yields MFDWNDLRYFLELQRSGRLITAAQRLKTTHATVARHIEAIEKSLGTALFVQHAQGYELTPAGEALLKHAEAMENVALLAEDELTHSAAPLGKIRLGVAEGLGVMFLASRMGGLFDRYPGLEVELVAVPRFVSILNREAEISIHLERPSVDQLVTRKLTDYRLALYASRAYLDRSPPIEKREDLAAHAWIDYVDDLLFSQELKFLSSFCRNPKVVFHSTSVIAQHQAARSGLGIAVLPCFMAAGDPDLVPLLPAENIQRSYWISSRRELHKSVRLRVLWDYVVELCAREQGLLLGETN; encoded by the coding sequence ATGTTCGACTGGAATGACCTGCGCTATTTTCTCGAGTTGCAACGCAGTGGCCGCCTGATCACCGCTGCACAGCGCCTGAAAACCACCCACGCCACCGTCGCCCGGCATATCGAGGCCATCGAGAAGAGCCTCGGCACCGCGTTGTTTGTGCAACACGCCCAGGGCTACGAGCTGACGCCAGCCGGCGAAGCGCTGCTCAAGCACGCCGAAGCCATGGAGAACGTCGCGCTGCTGGCCGAAGACGAACTCACCCATAGCGCTGCGCCGTTGGGCAAGATCCGCTTGGGCGTCGCCGAAGGCCTGGGGGTGATGTTCCTCGCCAGTCGCATGGGAGGGTTGTTTGATCGCTACCCTGGATTGGAAGTGGAGCTGGTGGCCGTGCCGCGCTTTGTCAGCATCCTCAACCGTGAAGCGGAGATCAGCATCCACCTGGAACGCCCCAGTGTCGATCAACTGGTCACGCGCAAACTCACCGACTATCGCCTGGCCCTCTACGCCAGTCGCGCGTACCTGGACCGCAGTCCGCCGATTGAAAAGCGTGAAGATCTCGCGGCGCACGCGTGGATCGACTATGTGGACGACTTGCTGTTCAGCCAGGAGCTGAAATTCCTCAGCAGCTTCTGCCGCAACCCCAAGGTGGTGTTTCACAGCACCAGTGTGATCGCCCAGCACCAGGCGGCGCGTTCGGGGCTGGGGATCGCCGTGTTGCCGTGTTTCATGGCGGCTGGCGACCCGGACCTGGTGCCGTTGTTGCCGGCAGAGAACATCCAGCGCAGCTACTGGATCAGTTCGCGCCGGGAGCTGCACAAGTCGGTGCGCCTGCGGGTGTTGTGGGATTACGTGGTGGAGTTGTGCGCGCGGGAGCAAGGGTTGCTGCTCGGCGAAACCAACTGA